A stretch of Blautia liquoris DNA encodes these proteins:
- a CDS encoding PIG-L deacetylase family protein produces the protein MAKTVMAIGAHIGDVELTCGGVLATYALKGYQVITVALTGGERGNPPHLTVEEYRKQKEEEAAGFAGVLGGTAVVLPYVDGELPDNEEVRYQVCDLIRSYRPEALMTHWKYSMHKDHELTHRIVRDAQFYAGLPAIIRKDKAHFAKGPYYAQNWEDSPEFQPYVYTVVSREGFKLWKKAIRLHWFAVNSPSFPYMDYYAHLMRCNGCLARTEYAEAFAVNEEDKRITVHEF, from the coding sequence ATGGCAAAAACAGTTATGGCGATAGGGGCGCACATAGGAGATGTGGAGCTGACCTGCGGAGGTGTATTAGCTACATATGCTTTAAAAGGATATCAAGTCATCACAGTGGCACTGACCGGTGGGGAAAGGGGAAATCCGCCTCATCTTACGGTGGAGGAATACCGGAAGCAAAAAGAAGAGGAAGCAGCAGGTTTTGCCGGAGTCCTGGGTGGAACAGCGGTTGTACTTCCCTATGTGGACGGGGAGCTGCCGGATAATGAGGAGGTCCGCTATCAGGTGTGTGATCTGATACGCAGCTACAGGCCGGAAGCGTTGATGACACATTGGAAATACAGCATGCATAAGGATCATGAGCTGACGCACAGAATCGTCAGGGATGCACAGTTTTACGCCGGGCTGCCTGCAATCATACGAAAGGATAAGGCTCATTTTGCAAAAGGGCCGTACTATGCGCAGAATTGGGAGGATTCTCCTGAATTTCAGCCATATGTCTATACCGTGGTGAGCCGGGAGGGATTCAAGCTTTGGAAAAAAGCCATCCGGCTGCATTGGTTTGCGGTGAACAGCCCTAGCTTTCCCTATATGGATTACTATGCCCATCTTATGCGATGCAATGGCTGTCTGGCAAGAACAGAATATGCCGAGGCTTTTGCGGTAAATGAAGAGGATAAGAGGATCACAGTACATGAGTTTTGA
- a CDS encoding GNAT family N-acetyltransferase, whose translation MRTVHVQKDSPLLVKTYQLFAQSVQNGDMLSKKMSFEKFQDTFFPERKGITAVNLLEEEGRAFAFGCLDESIQKTFITMVIVKEEERGRGLGRWILNELEQELIARGKRHRLEISFFNPITLSWVIPWRRGAEHPNMPGVDVGSGAYLFLKNCGYRDFSMQNSYYTALNTYHYPKAMEDKKNELAHAGFKLDLYDERIHTGMEEMLRRFGNPMWEREILGEPSRQKGGRPILVPLYEKRVCGFTGPLDVEKNGRGYFAGIGIDPDFRGKGLAKVLFCELCQTLKKEGASYMTLFTGENNPARNIYEDAGFSIVRTWADMRKED comes from the coding sequence ATGAGGACAGTGCATGTACAGAAGGATTCACCGTTACTTGTAAAAACATATCAACTTTTTGCGCAGTCGGTACAAAACGGGGATATGCTTTCTAAGAAAATGAGCTTTGAAAAATTTCAGGATACATTTTTCCCGGAACGGAAAGGAATTACAGCTGTCAATCTGTTGGAAGAAGAGGGAAGGGCATTTGCCTTTGGGTGTCTGGATGAAAGCATACAGAAGACCTTCATTACCATGGTGATTGTGAAAGAAGAGGAACGGGGCAGGGGGCTTGGCAGATGGATTTTAAATGAGCTTGAGCAGGAGCTGATAGCTCGTGGGAAACGGCATAGACTGGAAATTTCCTTTTTTAATCCGATAACGTTATCCTGGGTTATTCCGTGGAGGAGGGGCGCGGAACATCCGAATATGCCGGGTGTGGATGTCGGATCCGGTGCATATCTTTTCTTGAAAAACTGCGGATACCGGGATTTTTCCATGCAGAACAGCTACTACACGGCTTTGAATACTTATCATTACCCCAAGGCTATGGAGGATAAGAAGAACGAACTGGCTCATGCAGGATTTAAACTGGATCTATATGATGAGAGGATACATACCGGGATGGAGGAGATGCTGCGCAGATTCGGAAATCCCATGTGGGAGCGGGAGATACTTGGAGAACCATCACGTCAAAAAGGCGGACGTCCGATTCTGGTTCCGCTCTATGAAAAGCGGGTATGTGGTTTCACGGGACCGTTGGATGTTGAAAAGAATGGAAGAGGGTATTTTGCAGGAATTGGAATTGACCCGGATTTTCGCGGAAAAGGATTGGCTAAAGTATTGTTTTGCGAATTGTGTCAGACGCTTAAAAAAGAGGGGGCATCCTATATGACCCTTTTCACGGGAGAAAATAATCCGGCCAGAAACATATATGAGGATGCGGGTTTCTCCATCGTAAGAACCTGGGCTGATATGAGGAAGGAAGATTAA
- a CDS encoding exo-beta-N-acetylmuramidase NamZ family protein, translating to MIKNGIDCIGKYDKVLRGKRLGLITSISGVDQKLCSTIEILAGKYELRALFAPEHGVRGNVGAGDVVDSYTDPYTGIPVFSLYRKDSKRLTEEMLELVDAVVYDIQDLGVRYFTFISTMYYAMQACEGCQKEMIIMDRLNPLGGKAEGNLIKPEYESFIGAYPLCMRYGLTIGELAEMIYEEQQYHFPLTVIPIEGWNREMLFPETGNIWVMPSLGMPRFETALLYPGTCLFEGTNLSEGRGTAAPFELIGAPYVDGYRFAKHMNERKLPGVLFSPAYFVPSTSKYEKEECQGVHIHITDINAFCPAKTGLTLLYAFRSCYPEHFRFLEPFREGGRRSIELLFGNNKIIDSNISLEELLESFERDSELFCRRKEKYHRY from the coding sequence ATGATAAAAAATGGAATTGACTGTATTGGCAAATATGATAAGGTATTGCGTGGGAAAAGGCTGGGTCTTATCACATCGATATCAGGAGTAGACCAGAAGCTTTGCTCTACGATAGAAATACTTGCAGGAAAATATGAATTGCGTGCACTCTTTGCCCCGGAGCACGGTGTCCGGGGAAATGTGGGGGCAGGGGATGTCGTGGACAGCTATACTGACCCCTATACAGGGATACCGGTGTTCAGTCTGTACCGGAAGGATTCCAAACGTCTTACAGAAGAAATGCTGGAGCTTGTGGATGCGGTTGTCTATGATATCCAGGATCTGGGTGTCCGTTACTTTACCTTTATTTCAACGATGTATTATGCCATGCAGGCCTGCGAAGGCTGCCAAAAAGAGATGATTATTATGGACCGCCTGAATCCTTTGGGCGGAAAGGCAGAGGGAAATCTGATAAAGCCGGAGTACGAAAGCTTTATCGGGGCGTATCCTTTGTGCATGCGCTATGGATTAACTATAGGAGAACTGGCAGAGATGATATATGAGGAACAGCAGTATCATTTTCCGCTGACCGTAATTCCGATTGAGGGATGGAATCGGGAGATGCTGTTTCCGGAGACGGGAAACATATGGGTGATGCCAAGTCTTGGCATGCCCAGGTTTGAGACGGCGCTTTTATATCCGGGGACCTGTCTGTTCGAGGGGACAAATCTTTCAGAGGGGAGAGGAACCGCAGCTCCCTTTGAACTGATTGGGGCGCCCTATGTGGATGGGTATCGGTTTGCAAAGCATATGAATGAAAGGAAGCTGCCGGGAGTTCTTTTCTCTCCCGCCTATTTTGTACCCTCAACTTCCAAGTATGAGAAGGAAGAGTGCCAGGGAGTACACATTCATATTACAGATATAAATGCTTTTTGTCCTGCAAAGACTGGTCTGACGCTGTTGTATGCATTCCGCAGCTGCTATCCGGAACATTTCCGGTTCTTAGAGCCTTTCCGCGAAGGGGGAAGGCGAAGTATTGAGCTGTTATTCGGAAACAATAAGATTATCGATTCAAATATATCATTGGAAGAATTACTGGAATCTTTTGAAAGAGACAGTGAGTTATTTTGCAGGCGTAAGGAAAAGTACCACAGGTATTAA